The Terracoccus luteus genome includes a region encoding these proteins:
- a CDS encoding bifunctional metallophosphatase/5'-nucleotidase, which produces MSTDARSSKTDRATETGATRRQLLALAAVGGAGAVAVAGGATATAADRRTDPNRSARTDVARITVLGTTDLHGNVYNWDYFKNAPYSDSAGNNIGIAKAATIIKTVRSVVGAGTCVTLDAGDTIQGTPLAYYFAKIDPITQGATHPMAAAMNKVGYDAAALGNHEYNYGLDTLRAFEKQLNFPLLSANSVDWHTRAPVFEPWVIKTVQITGRKPIRVGILGLVTPGVAIWDKANVEGKVRFPGIVEQARKFVPKLRQAGADVVIVSCHSGADTSSSYGDALPWPENASTLLAEQVQGIDAILVGHAHKEIPQRFVTNTKTGRQVLLSEPLYWGMRVTEMSIDLELRRGAWKVTGSSAMLYNANEVDEDPAVAKAVARSHAKVLTYVNSVVGTSTAAMSAATSRYEDTAAIDFINYVQADAVKAALAGTPQADLPVLSIAAPFNKAAAIPAGEVTVRDVAGLYIYDNTLLGITLTGAQVKDYLEQSATYFKQVSGTGPFTPDQLTNAVTPTAPGGTPDYNYDIMAGLDADLTYAIDVAKAPGSRITDLAYAGEPIDPAAQFVIAINNYRQSGGGNFPHVKTAPVVYNRQIEIRQLLIDWVTANGTIDPASFSSLDWKLVSDGADITVTD; this is translated from the coding sequence ATGAGCACCGACGCCCGTAGCTCCAAGACCGACCGCGCCACCGAGACCGGCGCCACCCGCCGCCAGTTGCTCGCCCTCGCCGCCGTCGGCGGCGCCGGTGCGGTCGCCGTCGCCGGGGGCGCCACGGCGACCGCCGCCGACCGCCGCACCGACCCCAACCGCAGCGCCCGCACCGACGTCGCGCGCATCACCGTGCTCGGTACGACCGACCTGCACGGCAACGTCTACAACTGGGACTACTTCAAGAACGCCCCCTACAGCGACAGCGCCGGCAACAACATCGGCATCGCGAAGGCCGCGACGATCATCAAGACCGTCCGCAGCGTCGTCGGGGCCGGCACGTGCGTGACCCTCGACGCCGGCGACACGATCCAGGGCACCCCGCTCGCGTACTACTTCGCCAAGATCGACCCCATCACGCAGGGCGCCACCCACCCGATGGCCGCCGCGATGAACAAGGTCGGCTACGACGCCGCCGCGCTCGGCAACCACGAGTACAACTACGGCCTCGACACCCTCCGCGCGTTCGAGAAGCAGCTGAACTTCCCGCTCCTGTCGGCCAACTCCGTCGACTGGCACACCCGGGCCCCCGTCTTCGAGCCGTGGGTCATCAAGACGGTTCAGATCACGGGCCGCAAGCCGATCCGCGTCGGCATCCTCGGCCTCGTCACCCCCGGAGTCGCGATCTGGGACAAGGCCAACGTCGAGGGCAAGGTCCGCTTCCCCGGCATCGTCGAGCAGGCGCGCAAGTTCGTGCCCAAGCTGCGCCAGGCCGGTGCCGACGTCGTCATCGTCTCGTGCCACTCCGGCGCCGACACGTCCTCCTCCTACGGCGACGCGCTGCCGTGGCCCGAGAACGCCAGCACGCTGCTCGCCGAGCAGGTGCAGGGCATCGACGCCATCCTCGTCGGCCACGCCCACAAGGAGATCCCGCAGCGCTTCGTCACGAACACGAAGACCGGCCGCCAGGTGCTGCTGTCGGAGCCGCTCTACTGGGGCATGCGCGTCACCGAGATGTCGATCGACCTCGAGCTGCGTCGCGGCGCGTGGAAGGTCACCGGCTCGAGCGCGATGCTCTACAACGCCAACGAGGTCGACGAGGACCCCGCCGTCGCCAAGGCCGTCGCCCGCTCGCACGCCAAGGTGCTCACCTACGTCAACTCCGTCGTCGGCACGAGCACCGCGGCCATGTCGGCCGCCACCTCGCGCTACGAGGACACCGCCGCCATCGACTTCATCAACTACGTGCAGGCGGATGCCGTCAAGGCGGCCCTTGCAGGGACGCCGCAGGCCGACCTGCCCGTGCTCTCGATCGCCGCGCCGTTCAACAAGGCGGCCGCCATCCCCGCCGGCGAGGTGACCGTCCGCGACGTCGCCGGGCTCTACATCTACGACAACACCCTCCTCGGCATCACGCTCACCGGCGCGCAGGTCAAGGACTACCTCGAGCAGTCGGCGACCTACTTCAAGCAGGTCAGCGGCACCGGGCCGTTCACGCCCGACCAGCTGACCAACGCCGTCACCCCGACCGCGCCCGGCGGCACCCCCGACTACAACTACGACATCATGGCCGGGCTCGACGCCGACCTCACGTACGCGATCGACGTCGCCAAGGCGCCCGGGTCGCGGATCACCGACCTCGCCTACGCCGGCGAGCCGATCGACCCCGCAGCGCAGTTCGTCATCGCCATCAACAACTACCGGCAGTCCGGCGGCGGCAACTTCCCGCACGTCAAGACCGCACCCGTCGTCTACAACCGGCAGATCGAGATCCGCCAGCTGCTCATCGACTGGGTCACGGCCAACGGGACGATCGACCCGGCATCCTTCTCGAGCCTCGACTGGAAGCTCGTGAGCGACGGGGCCGACATCACCGTCACCGACTGA
- a CDS encoding alpha-amylase family glycosyl hydrolase, translating to MTADPVTPSPTDGSRRTGPYEPARPVQLTHPEWSRDATIYQVNQRQFTPEGTFRAAEAHLPRLRELGVDIVWLMPVNPIGELNRKGRLGSPYAVKDYLAVNPEFGDLGDLRHFVDTAHGLGLHVILDWVANHTAWDNVLVEQHPDWYARDWKGDFCPTPWWDWDDVIDLDYDQPGLREYMTAAMTYWVREADVDGFRCDVAGYVPVDFWENARRELDEIKPVFMLAEWETRDLHTRAFDMTYAWSWNETMHKIAHGEADVEALKVYYAWNDRAWQRDAIRMTFVSNHDKNAWEGTEYEQFGDALEAAIVLSVVGEGMPLVYNGQEAGSDRRLVFFDKDEIEWRDDPQGELYRTLFALKKAHPALWNGAWGGRMVRVPNDAESKVLSFVRRVDDDRVFGAFNFTDAEITVVLGDGPQAGAWVDAFDGEAVQLQQGQSFTLPAWGHRVLVGA from the coding sequence GTGACCGCCGACCCTGTGACCCCGAGCCCGACGGACGGCAGCCGCCGGACCGGCCCCTACGAGCCCGCCCGGCCCGTGCAGCTGACCCACCCGGAGTGGTCGCGCGACGCGACGATCTACCAGGTCAACCAGCGCCAGTTCACGCCCGAGGGCACCTTCCGGGCCGCCGAGGCGCACCTGCCGCGGCTGCGTGAGCTCGGCGTCGACATCGTGTGGCTCATGCCGGTCAACCCCATCGGCGAGCTCAACCGCAAGGGGCGGCTCGGCAGCCCGTACGCCGTCAAGGACTACCTCGCCGTCAACCCCGAGTTCGGCGACCTGGGCGACCTGCGCCACTTCGTCGACACCGCGCACGGGCTGGGGCTGCACGTCATCCTCGACTGGGTGGCCAACCACACCGCCTGGGACAACGTCCTCGTCGAGCAGCACCCCGACTGGTACGCCCGCGACTGGAAGGGCGACTTCTGCCCCACGCCGTGGTGGGACTGGGACGACGTCATCGACCTCGACTACGACCAGCCGGGGCTGCGCGAGTACATGACGGCGGCCATGACGTACTGGGTGCGCGAGGCCGACGTCGACGGGTTCCGTTGCGACGTGGCCGGATACGTGCCGGTCGACTTCTGGGAGAACGCGCGCCGCGAGCTCGACGAGATCAAGCCGGTGTTCATGCTCGCCGAGTGGGAGACGCGCGACCTGCACACCCGCGCGTTCGACATGACGTACGCGTGGAGCTGGAACGAGACGATGCACAAGATCGCCCACGGCGAGGCCGACGTCGAGGCGCTCAAGGTCTACTACGCGTGGAACGACCGCGCCTGGCAGCGCGACGCCATCCGCATGACCTTCGTCAGCAACCACGACAAGAACGCGTGGGAGGGCACCGAGTACGAGCAGTTCGGCGACGCCCTCGAGGCCGCGATCGTGCTGTCCGTCGTCGGCGAGGGCATGCCACTCGTCTACAACGGGCAGGAGGCCGGCAGCGACCGTCGCCTCGTCTTCTTCGACAAGGACGAGATCGAGTGGCGCGACGACCCGCAGGGTGAGCTCTACCGCACGCTGTTCGCCCTGAAGAAGGCGCACCCGGCGCTGTGGAACGGCGCGTGGGGCGGTCGCATGGTGCGCGTGCCGAACGACGCCGAGTCGAAGGTGCTCAGCTTCGTGCGCCGCGTCGACGACGACCGCGTGTTCGGGGCGTTCAACTTCACCGACGCCGAGATCACCGTCGTGCTCGGCGACGGCCCGCAGGCCGGCGCGTGGGTCGACGCCTTCGACGGCGAGGCGGTGCAGCTGCAGCAGGGCCAGTCGTTCACCCTCCCCGCGTGGGGCCACCGGGTGCTCGTCGGCGCCTGA
- a CDS encoding Lrp/AsnC family transcriptional regulator → MPSPSAESPTDALDCRLVLLLQQEPGVGVLGASRRLGVARGTVQARLDRLQRRGVLRSMGPQVDPAALGFPVTAFCTLEIRQGQGSEPVVEHLRAIPEVLEAHTITGAGDLLIRIVGRDNADLQRVIDRVVDDSHVSRASTTISLVSRIEARTGPLVQSLLPAGEG, encoded by the coding sequence ATGCCGTCGCCGTCCGCTGAGTCCCCCACCGACGCTCTCGACTGCCGACTCGTGCTGCTGCTTCAACAGGAGCCGGGGGTGGGCGTGCTCGGTGCCTCGCGGCGCCTCGGCGTGGCCCGCGGCACGGTGCAGGCCCGGCTCGACCGGCTGCAGCGCCGCGGCGTGCTGCGCTCGATGGGTCCGCAGGTCGACCCCGCCGCCCTCGGCTTCCCCGTCACCGCCTTCTGCACCCTCGAGATCCGGCAGGGTCAGGGCAGCGAGCCCGTCGTCGAGCACCTGCGGGCCATCCCCGAGGTGCTCGAGGCGCACACGATCACCGGCGCCGGCGACCTGCTCATCCGCATCGTCGGGCGCGACAACGCCGACCTCCAGCGGGTGATCGACCGGGTCGTCGACGACAGCCACGTCAGCCGGGCCTCGACGACGATCTCGCTCGTCAGCCGCATCGAGGCCCGCACCGGGCCGCTCGTGCAGTCGCTGCTGCCGGCCGGCGAGGGCTGA
- the hppD gene encoding 4-hydroxyphenylpyruvate dioxygenase — protein MTDTMPSRTADLTDQEREAQLDLEQLKQLVGLVEYDEEADVFPVTGWDAIVFVSGNATQSAHYYQSAWGMQLVAYSGPENGNRDHKAFVLRSGSIRFVVKGAVDPDSPLADHHRRHGDGVVDIALEVPDVDRCVAQARRAGATVLEEPANHTDEHGTVRVAAIATYGETRHTLVQRTVDGQTYAGPYLPGYAPTTSTHVPREGQPKRLFQALDHIVGNVELGHMDEWVGFYNRVMGFVNMAEFIGDDIATDYSALMSKVVANGNHRVKFPLNEPAVAKKKSQIDEYLEFYRGAGAQHLAVATNDILASVDALRANGVEFLDTPDSYYEDAELRERIGEVRVPIDELQKRSILVDRDEDGYLLQIFTKPLGDRPTVFFELIERHGSLGFGKGNFKALFEAIEREQDKRGNL, from the coding sequence ATGACCGACACGATGCCGTCCCGGACCGCCGACCTCACCGACCAGGAGCGCGAGGCCCAGCTCGACCTCGAGCAGCTGAAGCAGCTCGTGGGCCTCGTCGAGTACGACGAGGAGGCCGACGTCTTCCCGGTCACCGGGTGGGACGCCATCGTCTTCGTGTCGGGCAACGCCACCCAGAGCGCGCACTACTACCAGTCCGCGTGGGGCATGCAGCTCGTCGCCTACTCCGGGCCCGAGAACGGCAACCGCGACCACAAGGCGTTCGTGCTGCGCAGCGGGTCGATCCGCTTCGTCGTCAAGGGCGCGGTCGACCCCGACAGCCCGCTGGCCGACCACCACCGCCGCCACGGCGACGGCGTCGTCGACATCGCCCTCGAGGTGCCCGACGTCGACCGGTGCGTCGCCCAGGCCCGCCGTGCCGGCGCGACCGTGCTCGAGGAGCCCGCGAACCACACCGACGAGCACGGCACCGTGCGCGTCGCGGCCATCGCGACGTACGGCGAGACCCGCCACACCCTCGTGCAGCGCACCGTCGACGGCCAGACCTACGCCGGGCCCTACCTGCCCGGCTACGCGCCGACGACCTCGACGCACGTCCCGCGGGAGGGCCAGCCGAAGCGGCTCTTCCAGGCCCTCGACCACATCGTCGGCAACGTCGAGCTCGGCCACATGGACGAGTGGGTCGGCTTCTACAACCGTGTCATGGGCTTCGTGAACATGGCCGAGTTCATCGGCGACGACATCGCCACCGACTACTCCGCCCTCATGAGCAAGGTCGTCGCCAACGGCAACCACCGGGTCAAGTTCCCCCTCAACGAGCCGGCCGTCGCGAAGAAGAAGAGCCAGATCGACGAGTACCTCGAGTTCTACCGCGGCGCGGGGGCCCAGCACCTCGCCGTCGCGACGAACGACATCCTCGCCTCCGTCGACGCGCTGCGCGCCAACGGCGTCGAGTTCCTCGACACCCCCGACAGCTACTACGAGGACGCCGAGCTGCGCGAGCGCATCGGCGAGGTGCGCGTGCCGATCGACGAGCTGCAGAAGCGCAGCATCCTCGTCGACCGCGACGAGGACGGCTACCTCCTGCAGATCTTCACCAAGCCGCTCGGCGACCGGCCGACGGTCTTCTTCGAGCTCATCGAGCGCCACGGCTCGCTCGGCTTCGGCAAGGGCAACTTCAAGGCGCTCTTCGAGGCCATCGAGCGCGAGCAGGACAAGCGCGGCAACCTCTGA
- a CDS encoding RDD family protein translates to MSQQPSGWYDDPSNPDLIRYWDGVTWSNHTAPKKSPTLSRTPTASLPQQDGPSQGGRVQSGQGGQVGQGGQDAGRPPMPQGSGWDAGHGGPQQPSGQPSAPQYPGWGGQGQQQGWGGQGQQGQQGYPGAPGYPGAPGGAANWMSSIKTTADGVPLASWGRRLGAWVIDGVILVILTFFLWRLLAPEVFTELSRMVDVASTGDQAQLEEATRQMTDVVNAASLKTGIAQFVLVFVYCIAFWTTTAQTPGKMAVGISVRRADRPGPLDLATAVRRRVLSLLGLVPGIGVLWGPLSVLDGLWPLWDDKRQALHDKIGRTQVVVGKQPRNRS, encoded by the coding sequence ATGAGCCAGCAGCCCTCCGGGTGGTACGACGACCCGAGCAACCCCGACCTGATCCGCTACTGGGACGGGGTGACCTGGAGCAACCACACGGCGCCGAAGAAGTCGCCGACCCTGTCACGGACCCCGACGGCCTCGCTGCCGCAGCAGGACGGTCCGTCGCAGGGTGGCCGGGTGCAGAGCGGGCAGGGTGGGCAGGTCGGTCAGGGTGGCCAGGACGCCGGGCGCCCGCCGATGCCGCAGGGCAGCGGGTGGGATGCCGGTCACGGCGGTCCGCAGCAGCCGTCGGGTCAGCCGTCGGCGCCGCAGTACCCGGGCTGGGGTGGGCAGGGTCAGCAGCAGGGCTGGGGTGGGCAGGGCCAGCAGGGTCAGCAGGGCTACCCCGGCGCGCCCGGCTACCCGGGTGCCCCCGGGGGTGCGGCCAACTGGATGAGCTCGATCAAGACGACCGCCGACGGGGTGCCGCTCGCGTCGTGGGGCCGGCGCCTCGGGGCCTGGGTCATCGACGGGGTCATCCTCGTCATCCTCACCTTCTTCCTCTGGCGCCTACTCGCGCCGGAGGTGTTCACCGAGCTCAGCCGCATGGTCGACGTCGCCTCGACGGGTGACCAGGCGCAGCTCGAAGAGGCGACCCGCCAGATGACCGACGTCGTCAACGCGGCCTCGCTGAAGACCGGCATCGCCCAGTTCGTCCTCGTCTTCGTCTACTGCATCGCGTTCTGGACGACGACCGCGCAGACGCCCGGCAAGATGGCGGTCGGCATCAGCGTCCGCCGGGCCGACCGGCCGGGCCCGCTCGACCTCGCGACCGCCGTGCGGCGCCGGGTCCTCAGCCTCCTCGGGCTCGTCCCCGGCATCGGGGTGCTGTGGGGGCCGCTGTCGGTCCTCGACGGCCTGTGGCCGCTGTGGGACGACAAGCGCCAGGCGCTGCACGACAAGATCGGCCGGACGCAGGTCGTCGTCGGCAAGCAGCCGCGCAACCGGTCGTGA
- the fahA gene encoding fumarylacetoacetase, translated as MTDPLSTPRPATCWVLGADGHPFGVQTLAMGVFSPPGGEPRVGVRVGDHVLDAGAAADLGRQAGLVGDGPDLAAAWLTPSLNAFLALGRPAWSIARRWLTEVLTDEVHRELAEPHLHRLEDVTLHLPVEVADYVDFYAAEHHATNVGRIFRPDSPALPAAWRHLPIGYHGRAGTVVVSGTDVVRPTGQRKGPADPAPVFGPSVRLDIEAELGFVVGGATGLGERVGVDRAGEHLFGVVLLNDWSARDIQAWEYVPLGPFLGKSFATSVSAWVTPLDALVGARVPLPAQDPEPLPYLRGEVSGLDLHLEVSLGDTVVSRPESRELYWSPEQMLAHLTVNGASVRPGDLFGSGTISGPGRDTVGSLLELTWNGTEPVTLADGTTRGFLEDGDVVTMTAWAAGPGGHGRVGLGEVTGRIRPALPSMY; from the coding sequence GTGACCGACCCCCTGAGCACGCCTCGACCCGCCACCTGCTGGGTGCTCGGCGCCGACGGGCACCCCTTCGGGGTGCAGACGCTCGCCATGGGCGTCTTCTCGCCTCCCGGTGGCGAGCCGCGCGTCGGGGTCCGCGTCGGCGACCACGTGCTCGACGCCGGCGCCGCCGCCGACCTCGGGCGCCAGGCTGGGCTCGTGGGCGACGGGCCCGACCTCGCGGCGGCCTGGCTGACGCCGAGCCTCAACGCCTTCCTCGCCCTCGGCCGACCGGCGTGGAGCATCGCGCGGCGGTGGCTGACCGAGGTGCTGACGGACGAGGTGCACCGCGAGCTCGCCGAGCCGCACCTGCACCGCCTCGAGGACGTGACGCTGCACCTGCCCGTGGAGGTGGCCGACTACGTCGACTTCTACGCCGCCGAGCACCACGCGACCAACGTCGGGCGCATCTTCCGACCCGACTCCCCCGCCCTCCCGGCGGCGTGGCGGCACCTGCCGATCGGGTACCACGGGCGGGCCGGCACGGTCGTCGTCTCGGGCACCGACGTCGTGCGCCCCACCGGCCAGCGCAAGGGCCCGGCCGACCCGGCGCCGGTGTTCGGCCCCAGCGTGCGCCTCGACATCGAGGCCGAGCTCGGGTTCGTCGTCGGTGGCGCGACCGGCCTGGGCGAGCGCGTCGGGGTCGACCGGGCGGGCGAGCACCTCTTCGGCGTCGTGCTGCTCAACGACTGGAGCGCCCGCGACATCCAGGCGTGGGAGTACGTGCCCCTCGGGCCCTTCCTCGGCAAGTCGTTCGCGACGTCGGTGTCGGCGTGGGTGACCCCGCTCGACGCCCTCGTCGGCGCCCGCGTCCCGCTGCCGGCCCAGGACCCCGAGCCGCTGCCCTACCTGCGCGGCGAGGTGTCGGGGCTCGACCTTCACCTCGAGGTCTCGCTCGGCGACACCGTCGTCTCGCGGCCCGAGAGCCGCGAGCTGTACTGGTCGCCCGAGCAGATGCTGGCCCACCTCACGGTGAACGGCGCCTCGGTGCGACCCGGCGACCTCTTCGGCTCCGGCACCATCAGCGGGCCGGGGCGCGACACCGTCGGGAGCCTGCTCGAGCTGACCTGGAACGGCACCGAGCCGGTCACGCTCGCCGACGGCACGACGCGGGGCTTCCTCGAGGACGGCGACGTCGTGACGATGACCGCCTGGGCGGCCGGTCCCGGTGGCCACGGACGGGTCGGGCTCGGCGAGGTCACCGGACGCATCAGGCCCGCCCTCCCGTCGATGTACTGA
- a CDS encoding homogentisate 1,2-dioxygenase → MAHYQAMGSIPPKRHTQHRRPGADGAPGELYYEELMGEEGFSSDSSLLYHRNIPSTTVASAVWELPDQSTTPNHPLTPRHLKLHDLFDADAVERADVVTGRRLVLGNGDVRLSYIVAARPSPWYRNGIGDECVYVERGAARVETVFGAFDVAEGDYVVIPRATTHRWLPVVDAEQPLRAYCIEANSHIAPPKRYLSTYGQLLEHAPYCERDLRVPQGPLLAEDVGADPDERTDVLIKHRGSGPGGLAGTVHTLPFHPLDVVGWDGCLYPYVLNVRDFEPITGRVHQPPPVHQVFEGWNFVVCNFVPRKVDYHPLSIPVPYYHSNVDSDEIMFYVDGDYEARKGSGIGKGSVSVHPGGHPHGPQPGATEGSIGAEFFDELAVMVDTFRPLELGEGGTAVDDGAYAMSWARTAGKDVGASGAAGGAGGADDGGA, encoded by the coding sequence ATGGCGCACTACCAGGCGATGGGCAGCATCCCGCCCAAGCGGCACACGCAGCACCGCCGACCCGGTGCCGACGGCGCGCCCGGCGAGCTCTACTACGAGGAGCTCATGGGCGAGGAGGGCTTCAGCTCGGACAGCTCGCTGCTGTACCACCGCAACATCCCCTCGACGACCGTCGCGTCGGCGGTGTGGGAGCTGCCCGACCAGTCGACGACCCCCAACCACCCCCTCACCCCGCGCCACCTCAAGCTGCACGACCTCTTCGACGCGGATGCCGTGGAGCGCGCCGACGTCGTCACCGGGCGCCGCCTCGTGCTCGGCAACGGCGACGTGCGCCTGTCGTACATCGTCGCCGCGCGCCCGAGCCCCTGGTACCGCAACGGGATCGGCGACGAGTGCGTGTACGTCGAGCGCGGCGCGGCCCGGGTGGAGACCGTGTTCGGGGCCTTCGACGTCGCCGAGGGCGACTACGTCGTCATCCCACGGGCCACGACCCACCGGTGGCTGCCCGTCGTCGACGCCGAGCAGCCGCTGCGGGCCTACTGCATCGAGGCCAACAGCCACATCGCGCCGCCCAAGCGGTACCTCAGCACGTACGGCCAGCTGCTCGAGCACGCGCCCTACTGCGAGCGCGACCTGCGGGTGCCGCAGGGGCCGCTGCTCGCCGAGGACGTCGGCGCCGACCCCGACGAGCGCACCGACGTGCTCATCAAGCACCGCGGCAGCGGGCCGGGCGGGCTGGCCGGCACCGTGCACACGCTGCCCTTCCACCCGCTCGACGTCGTCGGCTGGGACGGCTGCCTCTACCCCTACGTGCTCAACGTGCGCGACTTCGAGCCGATCACCGGCCGCGTGCACCAGCCGCCGCCCGTGCACCAGGTCTTCGAGGGCTGGAACTTCGTCGTCTGCAACTTCGTGCCGCGCAAGGTCGACTACCACCCGCTCTCGATCCCGGTGCCCTACTACCACTCCAACGTCGACAGCGACGAGATCATGTTCTACGTCGACGGCGACTACGAGGCCCGCAAGGGCTCGGGCATCGGCAAGGGGTCGGTCTCGGTGCACCCGGGCGGCCACCCGCACGGTCCGCAGCCCGGCGCGACCGAGGGCTCGATCGGGGCCGAGTTCTTCGACGAGCTCGCCGTCATGGTCGACACCTTCCGCCCGCTCGAGCTGGGGGAGGGCGGCACGGCCGTCGACGACGGCGCCTACGCCATGTCGTGGGCCCGCACCGCCGGCAAGGACGTCGGCGCCTCAGGGGCCGCTGGGGGCGCCGGGGGCGCGGATGACGGCGGGGCCTGA
- a CDS encoding IclR family transcriptional regulator, with protein MTAGPDAGSEVGPEGGASSRTLDRGLRVLEVLAGPDAGAGLSVTELAAAVGVGRPAVYRLVATLEEHRLVSRDGARIRLGAGLVRLGAAAAPVVRAGALPVLRRLAEATGATAHLTVVEGERAVALVVVEPTWTDLHVAYRSGTRHPLDQGAAGRAILAGRRGRLGPVRSDGELQTGAHGVAVPVVGPDVERGEVLGSVGVVSLQPLDPGVDVLLVGAAAELGPVLR; from the coding sequence ATGACGGCGGGGCCTGACGCGGGGTCCGAGGTCGGGCCAGAGGGAGGCGCGTCGTCGCGCACCCTCGACCGGGGCCTGCGGGTGCTCGAGGTGCTCGCCGGACCGGATGCCGGTGCCGGCCTGAGCGTCACCGAGCTGGCCGCCGCTGTCGGGGTGGGACGGCCGGCTGTCTACCGCCTCGTCGCGACCCTCGAGGAGCACCGGCTCGTGTCGCGCGACGGCGCGCGAATCCGGCTGGGAGCCGGTCTGGTCCGGCTGGGGGCCGCCGCCGCTCCGGTGGTGCGCGCCGGCGCCCTGCCGGTGCTGCGACGCCTCGCCGAGGCGACGGGTGCGACCGCCCACCTCACCGTCGTCGAGGGCGAGCGGGCCGTCGCCCTCGTCGTCGTCGAGCCGACCTGGACCGACCTGCACGTCGCCTACCGCTCGGGCACCCGGCATCCGCTCGACCAGGGCGCCGCCGGACGGGCCATCCTCGCCGGTCGTCGTGGTCGCCTGGGCCCGGTGCGCAGTGACGGCGAGCTGCAGACCGGTGCCCACGGCGTCGCCGTGCCGGTCGTGGGCCCCGACGTCGAGCGCGGCGAGGTGCTCGGCTCGGTCGGGGTCGTCTCGCTGCAGCCGCTCGACCCCGGGGTCGACGTGCTGCTCGTCGGCGCCGCCGCCGAGCTGGGCCCCGTGCTGCGCTGA
- a CDS encoding DUF6299 family protein, protein MGVRRLLVAVATAALLVPATAAVAAAAPANDTAGGARALAALPKTVTQNTTTATTDALDAELNAQCGAPATNGSVWFRVVDKTGAGLLVDTTASDYSAGIMIVAGDPSDGGQLVACGPGLSATRGEPGTTYWVMAFSDTPSVTGGTLKATFSEAPPAPTAALTVNRNAVATRDGSLRLKGTYSCTNADGYQSDIEGLVQQRAGRLKINGFFFVNPIVCDGKTRKWNALATSDNGYFDAGKATTASIIFACGALECAAEPVERTLVVTRGWS, encoded by the coding sequence ATGGGAGTCAGACGACTGCTCGTCGCGGTGGCCACGGCCGCCCTCCTCGTCCCGGCCACGGCGGCGGTCGCCGCCGCCGCACCGGCCAACGACACCGCGGGCGGCGCGCGCGCCCTCGCCGCCCTGCCGAAGACCGTCACGCAGAACACGACGACCGCGACGACCGACGCCCTCGACGCCGAGCTCAACGCCCAGTGCGGCGCGCCGGCCACCAACGGCAGCGTGTGGTTCAGGGTCGTCGACAAGACGGGCGCCGGACTGCTCGTCGACACCACCGCGTCCGACTACAGCGCGGGCATCATGATCGTCGCGGGCGACCCGTCCGACGGCGGTCAGCTCGTCGCCTGCGGCCCTGGCCTCTCGGCCACGCGGGGCGAGCCGGGGACGACGTACTGGGTCATGGCCTTCTCGGACACGCCCTCGGTCACAGGTGGCACCCTCAAGGCCACCTTCTCCGAGGCGCCGCCGGCCCCGACCGCCGCGCTCACCGTCAACCGCAACGCCGTCGCCACGCGTGACGGCAGCCTGCGGCTCAAGGGCACGTACTCGTGCACCAACGCCGACGGCTACCAGAGCGACATCGAGGGCCTGGTCCAGCAGCGTGCCGGACGCCTGAAGATCAACGGCTTCTTCTTCGTCAACCCGATCGTCTGCGACGGCAAGACGCGGAAGTGGAACGCCCTGGCCACGAGCGACAACGGCTACTTCGACGCCGGCAAGGCGACGACGGCGTCGATCATCTTCGCCTGTGGCGCGCTGGAGTGTGCGGCCGAGCCCGTCGAGCGGACGCTGGTCGTCACCCGCGGCTGGTCCTGA
- a CDS encoding isochorismatase family protein, translating into MTTETSEIPSYKRALVIVDVQNDFCEGGSLAVAGGAAVAADVSRHVTEHTDLYDHVVATADWHVDPGDHFSDTPDYVDSWPVHCVAGSEGAGFHPALGPALERVEAVFRKGEHAAAYSGFEGRDAGRPGDDAGDDEAGEAGASLADWLRDHQVARVDIAGIATDHCVRATALDAEREGFEPTVLLDLTAGVARATTDAALAQLAGSGVRAVGTPVVPD; encoded by the coding sequence GTGACCACCGAGACCAGCGAGATCCCCTCGTACAAGAGGGCGCTCGTCATCGTCGACGTCCAGAACGACTTCTGCGAGGGCGGCTCGCTCGCCGTCGCGGGCGGCGCCGCCGTGGCCGCCGACGTCAGCCGCCACGTCACCGAGCACACCGACCTCTACGACCACGTCGTCGCGACCGCCGACTGGCACGTCGACCCGGGCGACCACTTCAGCGACACCCCCGACTACGTCGACTCGTGGCCGGTGCACTGCGTCGCCGGCAGCGAGGGCGCCGGCTTCCACCCGGCGCTGGGCCCGGCGCTCGAGCGGGTCGAGGCCGTGTTCCGCAAGGGCGAGCACGCCGCCGCCTACAGCGGGTTCGAGGGTCGGGATGCCGGCCGACCGGGTGACGACGCCGGTGACGACGAGGCCGGCGAGGCCGGCGCGTCGCTGGCCGACTGGCTGCGCGACCACCAGGTGGCCCGGGTCGACATCGCCGGCATCGCGACCGACCACTGCGTGCGGGCCACCGCGCTCGACGCCGAGCGAGAGGGGTTCGAGCCGACGGTGCTACTCGACCTCACCGCAGGCGTGGCCAGGGCCACGACCGACGCGGCGCTGGCCCAGCTGGCCGGCTCCGGGGTGCGCGCCGTCGGCACCCCCGTCGTCCCCGACTGA